The following coding sequences lie in one Vigna radiata var. radiata cultivar VC1973A unplaced genomic scaffold, Vradiata_ver6 scaffold_91, whole genome shotgun sequence genomic window:
- the LOC106753079 gene encoding protein transport protein Sec61 subunit beta: protein MALGGTAPPRGSAAATANMRRRRTAGGGASGGAAGTMLQFYTDDAPGLKISPNVVLVMSIGFIAFVAILHVMGKLYFVRREA, encoded by the coding sequence ATGGCTTTAGGTGGAACAGCTCCCCCAAGAGGAAGTGCAGCTGCTACTGCAAACATGAGGAGAAGGAGAACAGCCGGTGGTGGGGCCTCTGGAGGAGCAGCTGGAACTATGCTCCAATTTTACACTGATGATGCCCCTGGACTCAAGATCTCCCCAAATGTGGTTCTTGTAATGAGCATTGGCTTTATAGCATTTGTTGCTATCCTTCATGTGATGGGAAAGCTGTACTTTGTGCGTAGGGAGGCTTAG
- the LOC106753051 gene encoding probable LRR receptor-like serine/threonine-protein kinase IRK, which translates to MHCYKIDITLMKQVQFIPFLSLCFVFYCPFLVISINPSFNDDVLGLIMFKAGLEDPKGKLSTWNEDDYSPCNWVGVKCDPVNNRVSSLVLDGFSLSGHIDRGLLRLQFLQILSLSRNNFTGTIAPELLGIGDLQVVDLSENNLSGLIPDEIFQQCWSLRVISFANNNLAGKIPDSLSSCYSLAVVNFSSNQIHGELPSGMWFLRGLQSIDLSNNLLEGEIPEGIQNLIDLRELRLGKNLFTGRIPEHIGDCLLLKLVDFSGNSLSGRIPESMQKLTSCTFLSLQGNSFTGGIPHWIGEMKSLDTLDLSTNRFSGWIPKSIGNLDLLSRLNLSRNQITGNLPELMVNCIKLLTLDISHNHLAGHLPSWIFRMGLQSISLSGNGFSGGNYPSLTSIPVSFHGLQVLDLSSNSFFGQLPSGIGGLGSLQVLNLSTNNISGSIPVSIGDLKSLYILDLSGNKLNGSIPSEIEGATSLSEMRLQKNFLGGRIPAQIDKCSQLTYLNLSHNKLIGSIPSAIANLTNLQDVDFSWNELTGSLPKELTNLSNLFSFNVSHNHLQGELPVGGFFNTISPSSVSGNPLLCGSVVNHSCPSVHPKPIVLNPNSSYSNSGSSLQNHHHKIMLSISVLIAIGAAIFIVIGVAVVTVLNIHVRSSMPLSATPFIFSGGEDYSGSPGNDPNHGKLVMFYGDAEFADGAHNLLNKDSEIGRGGFGVVYCTVLRDGHCVAIKKLTVSTLTKSQEDFEREVKMLGKIKHQNLVALEGYYWTPSLQLLIYEYLARGSLQKLLHDDDSSKNILSWRKRFKIILGIARGLAYLHQMELIHYNLKSTNVFIDCSDEAKIGDFGLVRLLPMLDPCVLSSKIQSALGYMAPEFACRTVKITEKCDIYSFGILILEVVTGKRPVEYMEDDVVVLCDKVRSALDDGKVEQCVDENLKGNFAAEEAVPVIKLGLVCASQVPSKRPDMAEVINILELIQCPSEEQEEIQ; encoded by the exons ATGCATTGCTACAAGATAGATATTACTCTGATGAAGCAAGTGCAATTCATCCCATTCCTAtcactttgttttgttttctattgTCCATTCCTTGTGATCTCTATAAATCCTTCTTTCAACGATGATGTGTTGGGGTTGATTATGTTCAAAGCTGGTCTAGAAGACCCAAAAGGAAAACTCTCTACGTGGAATGAAGATGATTATAGTCCCTGCAACTGGGTTGGTGTCAAATGTGACCCTGTAAACAATAGGGTATCTTCTCTTGTTCTTGATGGATTCTCACTTTCTGGTCACATTGATAGAGGACTTTTGAGACTGCAGTTCCTTCAGATTCTGTCCCTTTCTAGGAACAATTTCACAGGGACCATAGCTCCTGAACTTCTCGGCATTGGTGATTTACAAGTTGTTGATTTGAGTGAGAATAACCTCTCTGGGCTAATTCCAGATGAGATTTTCCAGCAATGTTGGTCTCTGAGAGTAATATCATTTGCCAACAACAACCTCGCAGGTAAGATTCCTGATTCATTGAGCTCCTGCTACTCTTTGGCAGTTGTGAACTTTTCCTCTAATCAGATACATGGGGAACTTCCATCTGGAATGTGGTTTTTGAGGGGACTTCAATCAATTGATCTTTCAAACAACTTGCTGGAGGGAGAGATTCCGGAAGGAATTCAGAATCTGATTGATTTGAGGGAGTTGAGGCTGGGGAAGAACCTCTTCACTGGTAGGATTCCTGAGCATATTGGAGACTGCTTGCTTTTGAAGTTGGTTGATTTCAGCGGTAATTCTCTCTCTGGGAGAATTCCTGAATCAATGCAAAAGCTCACCTCATGCACATTTCTCAGCTTGCAAGGGAATTCATTCACAGGTGGCATTCCACATTGGATTGGAGAAATGAAAAGTCTAGATACATTGGATCTTTCTACGAACAGATTTTCTGGTTGGATTCCAAAGTCAATAGGAAATCTTGACTTGCTAAGTAGGTTGAATCTTTCAAGGAATCAGATCACAGGAAACCTGCCAGAGTTGATGGTGAACTGCATTAAGCTTTTGACTCTTGACATCAGCCACAATCACTTGGCAGGGCATCTTCCTTCATGGATATTTCGGATGGGTTTACAAAGTATCTCTCTTTCTGGGAATGGCTTCAGTGGGGGAAATTATCCCTCACTTACTTCCATTCCTGTATCTTTTCATGGCCTTCAGGTTTTGGATTTGtcatcaaattcattttttggcCAACTTCCATCTGGAATTGGAGGTCTTGGTAGCTTGCAAGTCTTGAATTTGTCCACCAACAATATCTCAGGTTCTATTCCTGTGAGTATAGGAGACCTTAAATCTTTGTACATTCTTGACTTAAGTGGCAACAAGCTTAATGGAAGCATTCCTTCTGAAATAGAAGGAGCAACATCACTCAGTGAAATGAGGCTACAAAAGAACTTCCTAGGTGGGAGAATTCCAGCCCAAATTGACAAGTGTTCACAACTAACATATCT GAATTTATCTCACAACAAGCTTATTGGCTCAATCCCTTCGGCCATAGCAAACCTAACCAATCTTCAGGATGTAGATTTCTCATGGAATGAACTCACTGGAAGCTTACCAAAGGAGCTGACAAATCTctccaaccttttctcctttAATGTTTCACACAACCACCTTCAAGGTGAGCTACCAGTGGGTGGCTTCTTCAATACCATCTCTCCTTCATCTGTCTCTGGTAATCCATTGTTATGTGGTTCTGTTGTTAATCACTCATGCCCTTCTGTTCATCCAAAGCCTATTGTCCTTAACCCCAATTCTTCATACTCCAACTCTGGCTCTTCATTACAAAACCATCACCATAAGATTATGCTAAGCATCTCTGTCCTCATTGCAATTGGTGCTGCTATTTTTATTGTCATTGGTGTGGCGGTTGTTACTGTTCTAAATATCCATGTGAGGTCTTCAATGCCTCTTTCTGCTACTCCATTTATATTCTCTGGTGGTGAGGACTATAGCGGTTCACCCGGGAATGATCCAAACCATGGCAAGCTTGTGATGTTTTATGGTGATGCAGAATTTGCTGATGGCGCTCATAATCTTCTTAACAAAGACAGTGAAATAGGTCGCGGTGGATTTGGAGTTGTTTATTGCACTGTCCTCAGAGATGGTCATTGTGTTGCAATCAAGAAGCTTACAGTGTCCACCTTAACCAAGTCACAAGAAGACTTTGAGAGGGAGGTTAAAATGCTTGGGAAGATCAAGCACCAAAATCTTGTGGCACTTGAAGGTTATTATTGGACTCCGTCCTTGCAGCTCCTAATTTATGAATACCTAGCCAGAGGGAGTTTGCAGAAGCTTCTACATGATGATGATAGCAGCAAAAATATACTTTCTTGGAGAAAAAGGTTCAAGATCATACTTGGAATTGCAAGAGGGTTGGCCTATTTGCATCAAATGGAGTTAATTCATTACAATTTAAAGTCAACAAATGTGTTCATAGATTGTTCTGATGAGGCAAAAATAGGAGACTTTGGCTTGGTGAGGCTACTTCCAATGCTAGACCCTTGTGTTTTGAGCAGCAAAATTCAAAGTGCACTCGGCTACATGGCTCCTGAGTTTGCTTGCcgcacagtgaagataactgagAAGTGTGACATATACAGTTTTGGAATTTTGATTTTGGAGGTGGTGACAGGAAAAAGACCAGTGGAATACATGGAGGATGATGTGGTTGTTCTTTGTGACAAGGTGAGAAGTGCATTGGATGATGGCAAAGTGGAGCAATGTGTTGATGAAAATCTAAAGGGTAATTTTGCTGCAGAAGAAGCAGTTCCTGTGATAAAACTGGGGTTGGTTTGTGCATCACAAGTTCCCTCAAAGCGACCAGATATGGCTGAGGTGATCAACATATTGGAGTTGATCCAATGCCCTtctgaagaacaagaagaaataCAATGA